A single genomic interval of Gemmatimonadota bacterium harbors:
- a CDS encoding TonB-dependent receptor, whose amino-acid sequence MHLPKRPYASRLFARAALALLALFTVAGSASAQAGAMTGAVAGTILDAATKRPLSAVKLQIVGEQYGVGSTDERGRFMIRGIAPGQRVMRATRIGMNPISQTLAIRAGDTTRVDFQMSESAVELSQVVVTGTGGAVEKRQVGASIGTVDAAAMTDQMAVNDVGRLLSAKVTGLRATTVGGGVGSGQDIRIRGTASLSLSQRPAVYIDGVRSDTRATEWFGGGACCSFGGGASTDRLGDLNPNDIDRIEILKGAAAATLYGSEATNGVIQIFTKRGRTGERPTEWNLSLGTGFGELRHNMPTTTFPQFVGTDGTRALDANQSLIKKGPYEALDLSASGGTVRSTYFSSLQFSKEVGSIQPNDQTKASLRLNLSFTPNDKWTIETKSAYTRNLINEIQAGNNWTALLGNAINGNPRTATASRPYGEAWVPVKDIETMTTQSDVDRWSGSFTVSHATMVGMTNRVTVGLDATNDHKNRFFPYVGAFGPAGVTNGQKNLGIRNYKSYTVDYLGQYTSKLPFGIESNLSWGSQAFWDIESLLISVGNTFAGPGVNSISSAATTQASESYTETVNIGFLAQDRFSWRDQLFVTLGLRMDGNSAFGKNYGYKKYPKMDVSYDMTRGGYLPTWISSARVRSAIGQAGKMPGPFDSFTSYASTPVFTSGIGIVPLNPGNADLRPERSTETEFGFEMGFLQDRIGLEATVYSQVTSDAIVPKSFPPSAGFTTARSINIGEVQNHGWEAAVNYRVYATGKAEWTTGVKLDGNKNKITNLGGVKLGNNSFRLNYPIGGVWDRVPTGYSVVSTGTSPLDSKPCPSYGCPTTTRGDTAIYLGPGLPTFNASWSNQVRYGAFTFSMLMSIEDGAIFSNGDRAYRIRQGGSDEYLGALGAGGTRTLKADSIAQWASILNYYDSRNSVRLRELSMAWSVPEAFSTRLGLGTSTITLTGQNVWWWDHCNCTDPNTNWAGASSFGFAGGFLMQPSPRLFRMQIKTRF is encoded by the coding sequence ATGCATCTGCCCAAACGCCCCTACGCGAGCCGCTTGTTCGCTCGGGCGGCTCTCGCACTGCTCGCACTGTTCACCGTCGCGGGTTCAGCATCGGCGCAAGCCGGCGCGATGACCGGCGCCGTGGCCGGCACGATCCTCGATGCAGCGACCAAGCGACCGCTCAGCGCGGTCAAGCTGCAAATCGTCGGAGAACAGTACGGCGTCGGGAGTACCGACGAACGCGGTCGCTTTATGATCCGCGGTATTGCGCCGGGGCAGCGTGTGATGCGCGCGACCCGAATCGGCATGAATCCGATTTCGCAAACGTTGGCGATCCGCGCGGGCGACACAACGCGCGTGGATTTCCAAATGAGCGAGAGTGCGGTTGAACTGTCGCAGGTCGTGGTGACCGGCACCGGTGGTGCGGTCGAAAAACGGCAAGTCGGCGCCTCCATCGGAACGGTCGATGCGGCGGCGATGACCGACCAGATGGCAGTCAATGACGTCGGTCGTCTCCTCTCCGCTAAGGTCACTGGCCTTCGCGCGACGACGGTTGGCGGCGGTGTCGGCTCCGGCCAGGACATCCGCATTCGCGGCACCGCGTCGCTGTCGCTGAGTCAGCGTCCGGCGGTGTATATCGACGGTGTGCGCTCGGACACGCGCGCAACAGAATGGTTCGGCGGCGGCGCATGCTGCTCCTTCGGCGGCGGCGCTTCCACCGACCGACTCGGCGATCTCAACCCCAATGACATCGATCGCATCGAAATCCTGAAGGGCGCCGCGGCGGCGACTCTCTACGGATCTGAGGCGACCAATGGCGTCATCCAGATTTTCACGAAGCGCGGCCGCACGGGCGAACGTCCCACGGAATGGAACCTCAGCTTGGGAACCGGGTTCGGCGAACTGCGGCATAATATGCCGACGACGACCTTCCCACAGTTCGTCGGTACCGATGGCACGCGCGCGCTCGATGCGAATCAATCGCTGATCAAGAAGGGCCCGTACGAGGCATTGGATCTCAGTGCGTCGGGCGGCACGGTGCGCAGCACCTACTTCTCGTCCTTGCAGTTTTCCAAAGAAGTCGGCTCGATCCAGCCCAACGACCAGACGAAAGCCTCGCTGCGTCTCAACCTGTCGTTCACGCCGAACGACAAGTGGACCATCGAAACCAAGTCGGCCTACACCCGCAACCTGATCAATGAGATCCAGGCGGGTAACAACTGGACGGCCCTCCTCGGCAACGCCATCAATGGCAACCCGAGAACGGCCACTGCATCGCGCCCGTACGGCGAGGCGTGGGTGCCGGTGAAAGACATTGAGACGATGACCACGCAGTCCGACGTCGATCGCTGGTCGGGTAGCTTCACGGTCAGCCACGCGACGATGGTCGGCATGACCAATCGCGTCACGGTCGGCCTCGACGCGACCAACGATCACAAGAATCGTTTCTTCCCGTATGTCGGCGCCTTTGGACCGGCCGGCGTCACGAACGGCCAGAAGAATCTCGGCATTCGTAACTACAAGTCGTACACCGTCGACTACCTCGGCCAGTACACGTCCAAGCTGCCCTTTGGTATCGAGTCCAACCTGTCGTGGGGCAGTCAGGCCTTCTGGGACATCGAAAGCTTGCTGATTTCCGTCGGCAACACCTTCGCGGGTCCCGGTGTGAACTCGATCAGCTCTGCGGCGACGACCCAGGCGTCCGAGTCGTACACGGAGACCGTGAACATCGGCTTCCTCGCGCAGGATCGTTTTTCGTGGCGCGACCAGTTGTTCGTGACGCTCGGGCTGCGCATGGACGGCAACAGCGCCTTCGGCAAGAACTACGGCTACAAGAAGTATCCCAAGATGGACGTCTCGTACGACATGACCAGGGGCGGCTATCTCCCGACGTGGATCAGTTCGGCCCGCGTTCGTAGCGCCATCGGTCAGGCCGGCAAGATGCCGGGGCCGTTCGATTCGTTCACGAGCTATGCCTCAACGCCGGTCTTTACCTCCGGCATCGGCATTGTGCCGCTGAACCCGGGCAACGCGGATCTGCGTCCCGAGCGTTCCACCGAGACGGAGTTCGGGTTCGAGATGGGCTTCCTGCAGGATCGCATCGGCCTCGAAGCCACCGTGTACTCACAGGTGACGAGCGATGCCATCGTCCCCAAGTCCTTTCCGCCCTCGGCCGGCTTCACGACCGCGAGAAGCATCAACATCGGCGAAGTGCAGAACCATGGCTGGGAGGCGGCGGTTAACTATCGTGTCTACGCCACCGGCAAGGCCGAATGGACCACCGGTGTCAAGCTCGACGGAAACAAGAACAAGATTACGAACCTCGGTGGCGTAAAGCTCGGCAACAATAGCTTCCGTCTGAACTATCCGATTGGCGGCGTCTGGGATCGCGTCCCGACCGGATACTCTGTCGTAAGCACTGGCACGAGCCCGCTCGACAGTAAGCCGTGCCCGAGCTATGGCTGCCCGACCACCACACGCGGCGACACGGCGATCTATCTCGGGCCAGGACTCCCGACGTTCAACGCATCGTGGTCGAACCAAGTGCGGTATGGGGCGTTCACCTTCTCCATGCTGATGTCCATTGAAGACGGGGCGATTTTCAGCAACGGCGATCGCGCCTATCGTATTCGTCAGGGCGGGTCCGACGAATACTTGGGCGCCCTCGGCGCCGGCGGCACGAGAACCCTCAAGGCTGACTCCATCGCCCAGTGGGCGAGCATTCTGAACTATTACGACAGCCGGAATAGCGTGCGCCTGCGCGAGCTCTCCATGGCGTGGTCGGTGCCGGAGGCCTTCTCCACACGGCTCGGACTCGGCACGTCCACGATCACCTTGACGGGTCAGAACGTCTGGTGGTGGGATCACTGCAACTGCACCGATCCCAATACGAACTGGGCGGGTGCGAGTTCATTCGGGTTCGCGGGCGGCTTCCTCATGCAGCCCTCGCCCCGCTTGTTCCGTATGCAAATCAAGACGCGTTTCTAA
- a CDS encoding di-heme enzyme: MLSFTAVSCSDLFSSPRRSTGGSGWEVPTSFPSPLIPPDNPMSEARVALGRRLFYDTRLSGNQSMACSSCHRQSKAFADARNLPLGSTGIVHPRNSMALANVMYQAVLGWSDLTTRRLEAQALIPMFGESPVEMGLHGQETVLIERLRSVPLYVTQFAAAFPAESDPVTVDNITRAIASFERTFFSGNSPYDRFVAGDASALSVPAQRGSTLFFSARLRCSECHAGPLFSNAARGVGSTLGDPSFFNTGLYNIDGAGTYPSPNTGLFATTHLPSDMGRFKVPSLRNIDVTYPYMHDGSVATLDDAITHYAAGGRTITVGAHTGVGSTNPFKSPLVGGFPLSPAERTDLIAFLRSLTDSTFLTNPAFSNPWLVP, encoded by the coding sequence ATGCTCTCATTCACCGCGGTGAGTTGCTCGGACCTCTTCAGCTCGCCCCGGCGATCCACCGGTGGCTCGGGATGGGAGGTACCCACGTCGTTTCCGTCGCCACTGATCCCGCCCGACAACCCGATGTCGGAGGCGCGCGTCGCGCTCGGCCGGCGCCTGTTCTACGATACGCGGCTCTCCGGCAATCAGTCGATGGCGTGCTCGTCGTGCCACCGCCAATCCAAGGCGTTTGCGGATGCGCGCAATCTGCCCTTGGGGTCGACCGGCATCGTGCATCCGCGTAACAGCATGGCGCTCGCCAACGTCATGTACCAGGCCGTGCTCGGTTGGTCAGACCTGACGACACGGCGGCTCGAAGCGCAGGCGTTGATTCCGATGTTCGGCGAGTCACCGGTCGAGATGGGGCTGCATGGACAAGAAACAGTTCTGATTGAGCGCCTGCGCAGCGTGCCGCTCTACGTGACGCAATTCGCTGCTGCGTTTCCTGCGGAGTCCGATCCAGTGACCGTGGACAACATCACCCGCGCGATCGCGTCGTTTGAGCGGACGTTCTTCTCGGGTAACTCGCCCTACGACCGGTTCGTGGCGGGAGACGCCAGCGCGCTGTCGGTGCCGGCACAGCGCGGCTCGACGCTCTTTTTTAGTGCGCGACTGCGCTGCTCAGAATGTCATGCGGGGCCGCTGTTCTCGAACGCCGCTCGTGGGGTTGGCTCGACGCTGGGCGACCCGTCGTTCTTCAACACGGGGCTCTACAACATTGACGGAGCTGGCACATATCCATCGCCGAACACCGGACTCTTCGCTACGACCCACCTGCCGTCAGATATGGGACGATTCAAGGTGCCCTCGTTGCGCAATATCGACGTGACGTATCCGTACATGCACGACGGTTCGGTTGCCACGCTCGACGATGCGATTACACACTACGCGGCGGGCGGGCGTACGATCACGGTCGGCGCGCACACTGGCGTCGGGAGCACGAATCCATTCAAAAGCCCACTTGTGGGCGGATTCCCACTGTCCCCAGCGGAGCGCACCGATCTGATTGCGTTCCTGCGGTCACTGACCGATTCCACCTTCCTCACCAATCCGGCGTTCTCGAATCCGTGGCTCGTGCCCTGA
- a CDS encoding amidohydrolase family protein produces the protein MHSFPFPKSMTAPARALVLLVAIVAAGTKANAQPRPRVTDEVRPFIAVDAPMVALTHVRLIDGTGAAMSNDQTIVIDGTRIIAVGPSTTTVIPAQAQILDRRGFTVVPGFVGLHEHTYFGGVQRLTQMSTSAPLLYLAFGVTTAMTAGSQLPYHELSMQRAIDAGRTPGPRLLIAGPYLDGPDARNPMTRALTSDLEAQRVVGYWADEGVTWVKVMGNISRARMGAVIRAAHARGVRVTGHLCSVSFAEAAELGIDALQHGFITASEYVPGKKEDECPPDNMRVQSNVDVGSEPVQASIRALARRGTPVVSTLGVYETFAPSRFVMDTAALAMLAPDTRREVEEANARLGSAGGLTVSSLLLQRMMRWERDFVAAGGLLGAGCDPWGTGYLPGFGDVRNFEMFREAGFSPETAIQIMTYNGARILGMEREVGAVTVGRQADLVLVRGNPALSARDLYQVELVFRAGVGYDSQKLRAAARGLVGLR, from the coding sequence ATGCACTCGTTTCCGTTCCCGAAATCCATGACCGCCCCTGCGAGAGCACTCGTGCTGTTGGTGGCTATTGTCGCGGCTGGCACGAAGGCGAATGCCCAACCGCGTCCCCGTGTCACCGACGAAGTACGGCCATTCATTGCCGTGGACGCGCCGATGGTTGCCCTCACACATGTGCGGCTGATTGACGGGACGGGGGCCGCGATGAGCAACGACCAAACGATCGTCATCGACGGCACGCGCATCATCGCGGTTGGCCCCAGCACGACGACCGTGATTCCGGCGCAGGCGCAGATCCTCGATCGCCGTGGCTTCACGGTAGTGCCGGGCTTCGTCGGGCTGCACGAACACACGTATTTCGGCGGGGTACAGCGCCTCACCCAGATGAGCACGAGTGCGCCGCTGCTCTATTTGGCCTTCGGCGTAACGACCGCGATGACGGCGGGAAGTCAGTTGCCCTATCATGAACTCAGCATGCAGCGCGCGATAGATGCGGGGCGCACGCCTGGCCCGCGGCTCCTCATCGCAGGACCGTACCTCGACGGGCCGGACGCGCGGAATCCCATGACGCGCGCCCTCACATCCGACCTCGAGGCACAGCGCGTGGTCGGTTACTGGGCCGATGAGGGCGTCACGTGGGTAAAAGTGATGGGCAATATTTCGCGCGCCCGCATGGGAGCGGTCATCCGCGCCGCGCACGCGCGCGGTGTGCGCGTCACGGGGCACCTGTGTTCGGTGTCGTTTGCTGAGGCCGCCGAGCTGGGCATTGATGCGCTCCAGCACGGGTTTATTACGGCGAGCGAGTATGTGCCCGGCAAAAAAGAAGACGAATGCCCACCGGACAATATGCGCGTGCAAAGCAATGTCGATGTGGGAAGTGAGCCCGTGCAAGCGTCGATCCGCGCGCTCGCCCGTCGGGGCACGCCCGTGGTGTCCACCCTTGGCGTCTACGAGACCTTTGCGCCGTCACGATTTGTGATGGATACCGCTGCGCTCGCGATGCTCGCGCCGGACACGCGTCGCGAAGTGGAAGAGGCGAATGCGCGGTTGGGAAGCGCCGGCGGCTTGACCGTATCATCGCTGCTCCTCCAACGCATGATGCGTTGGGAACGCGACTTTGTGGCGGCGGGAGGTTTGCTCGGTGCTGGCTGCGACCCGTGGGGCACAGGCTACCTCCCGGGCTTTGGCGATGTTCGCAACTTCGAAATGTTTCGAGAGGCCGGCTTCAGCCCAGAGACGGCCATTCAGATTATGACCTACAACGGCGCCCGCATTCTCGGAATGGAGCGTGAGGTCGGTGCCGTGACGGTCGGGCGACAGGCCGATCTCGTGCTCGTGCGCGGGAATCCTGCTCTCTCGGCGCGCGACCTCTATCAGGTGGAGTTGGTGTTCCGTGCCGGCGTGGGATACGACTCCCAAAAACTTCGCGCGGCAGCGCGCGGACTCGTGGGGCTTCGGTAG
- a CDS encoding DUF1028 domain-containing protein codes for MSFKSLLAIALFTVSAGAQPAKRVVYADTLPWPTGTFSILAMDPATGEIGGAVQSRVFSVGNGVLWAEAGVGIAATQAVVDVSYGPQALALLRQGVSAEQVVRRVWAADPDPRPADWSKEGRQFAVLDAKGTLFAYTGPKATDWAGHKSCAAPHTCTAQGNILAGSAVVDSMVAAFERTGGRLADRLVAALEGGQRAGGDKRGMQSAALLIVHKKKGCGVWVNNDVILRLQVDDSPEPIKELKRLVELPEARRKTPGC; via the coding sequence ATGTCGTTCAAATCGCTTCTCGCGATCGCCCTGTTCACCGTTTCCGCTGGCGCACAGCCCGCGAAACGCGTGGTGTATGCTGACACACTTCCTTGGCCGACCGGAACCTTCTCGATCCTTGCGATGGATCCTGCGACGGGCGAGATCGGGGGCGCGGTACAATCCCGAGTTTTCTCTGTTGGCAACGGCGTGCTGTGGGCAGAGGCCGGCGTGGGCATTGCGGCCACACAGGCGGTCGTTGATGTGAGCTACGGCCCGCAGGCCCTCGCCCTATTGCGGCAAGGAGTCAGCGCCGAGCAGGTGGTGCGGCGCGTGTGGGCGGCAGATCCGGATCCGAGACCGGCCGATTGGAGCAAGGAAGGACGACAGTTCGCGGTGCTCGACGCCAAGGGTACGCTGTTCGCTTACACGGGGCCGAAGGCGACCGATTGGGCTGGGCACAAATCATGTGCTGCACCGCATACGTGCACCGCACAGGGCAACATCCTCGCTGGCTCGGCGGTAGTGGATTCCATGGTCGCTGCGTTCGAGCGAACCGGCGGACGACTGGCGGACCGGCTCGTCGCGGCATTGGAAGGCGGTCAGCGCGCTGGTGGAGACAAGCGCGGCATGCAATCCGCCGCGCTGCTCATTGTCCACAAGAAGAAGGGCTGCGGTGTGTGGGTGAACAATGACGTGATCCTGCGGCTCCAAGTGGACGACAGCCCGGAGCCGATCAAGGAACTCAAGCGGCTGGTGGAGCTCCCCGAGGCGCGACGGAAGACGCCCGGCTGCTGA